A single Streptomyces mirabilis DNA region contains:
- a CDS encoding DUF3027 domain-containing protein → MSAATTRSRTPDRLCAEAVDLARTAAEEAAAPGVVGEHVGLVSEGDRVVTHYFECKEFGYRGWRWAVTVARASRAKVVTLDETVLLPGPDSLLAPEWVPWSERLRPGDMGPGDLLPTDAEDLRLEPGFSGEDEPAPNSAVSQDMAELVEAEDAEVTVGTPAHLPVAPRRGSIAAVAEELGLRRARVLSRYGLHVAADRWEESYGPKTAMAQAAPASCVSCGFLNPIGGSLGQAFGVCANEFSPADGRVVSLSYGCGGHSEAAVMPKPPRPAPPVIDETQVDPFPLRPSPDSGSVSLTPDETTAELGHS, encoded by the coding sequence GTGAGCGCAGCGACAACGCGAAGCCGCACCCCCGACCGCCTGTGCGCCGAGGCCGTCGACCTCGCGCGCACCGCCGCCGAGGAGGCCGCCGCCCCCGGCGTCGTCGGCGAGCACGTGGGACTGGTCTCCGAGGGGGACCGCGTTGTCACGCACTACTTCGAGTGCAAGGAGTTCGGGTACCGCGGCTGGCGCTGGGCCGTGACCGTCGCCCGTGCCTCCCGCGCGAAGGTCGTCACCCTCGACGAGACGGTGCTGCTGCCCGGCCCCGACTCCCTGCTCGCCCCCGAGTGGGTGCCGTGGAGCGAGCGGCTGCGCCCCGGGGACATGGGCCCGGGCGACCTGCTGCCCACCGACGCCGAGGATCTCCGTCTCGAGCCCGGTTTCTCCGGGGAGGACGAGCCCGCGCCGAACTCCGCGGTCTCCCAGGACATGGCGGAACTGGTCGAGGCGGAGGACGCCGAGGTCACCGTCGGCACCCCCGCGCACCTGCCGGTCGCCCCGCGCCGCGGCTCGATCGCGGCCGTCGCGGAGGAACTCGGCCTGCGCCGGGCCCGTGTCCTGTCCCGGTACGGCCTGCATGTCGCGGCCGACCGCTGGGAGGAGTCGTACGGCCCCAAGACGGCGATGGCCCAGGCCGCCCCCGCGTCCTGCGTCAGCTGCGGCTTCCTGAACCCCATCGGGGGCTCGCTCGGGCAGGCGTTCGGTGTCTGCGCGAACGAGTTCTCTCCGGCGGACGGGCGTGTCGTCTCCCTCTCGTACGGCTGTGGCGGCCACTCCGAGGCCGCGGTCATGCCCAAACCTCCCCGCCCGGCCCCTCCGGTCATCGACGAGACCCAGGTCGACCCCTTCCCCCTCCGCCCCTCCCCGGACTCCGGTTCGGTCTCCCTCACCCCCGACGAAACCACAGCGGAACTGGGCCACTCGTAA
- a CDS encoding sacsin N-terminal ATP-binding-like domain-containing protein: MSKFVRPAAEGADPFGTARLRRGVQDAWATSPARFREDANAEEDLVLGGYRDRLVVELAQNAADAAARAGVPGRLRLTLRDGVLLAANTGAPLDAAGVESLATLRASAKRDAHDTAVGRFGVGFAAVLAVTDEPAVVGRHGGVRWSLAEARELAADTARHSPGLGDEIRRRDGHVPLLRLPFAAEGTAPDPYDTVVILPLRDPAAEGLAERLLQNIDDALLLALPGLEEVIVEVGEGGEDVRTLRRRDDEHGVTIEDSRHGTTPYRTVSHHGPLDPALLADRPVEERLRPHWSVTWAVPVDADGTPARPRTSPVVHAPTPSDEPLGVPALLIASLPLDTTRRHAAPGPLTEFLVERAADAYAELLAAWRPVDTGIIDLVPGPLGKGELDGTLRQAILDRLPRTAFLPPAVPRAKDQDTPADWPEGESDGGTGAAGGIGLAEIAENPDALRPRDAEVVEGAGADTVRVLAEVIPSLLPAGLERRVELRTLGVARVPLTEAVDRLAGLEKDPGWWWRLYDSLAGVDPDRLSGLPVPLADGRTTIGPRQILLPDPDGAQHAAPDTLARLGLKVAHPDAAHPLLEKLGALPATARAVLTTPQVRAAVAASLDDEGAAWDQETPDTEELADLVLALVRDAALEPGDEPWLGALALPDEEGELLPAGELVLPGSSFAQVMREDELAFVDDELADRWGEQPLAACGVLAGFTLVRATDVVLDPDELEPRDSDFAEPDDAGLLDAVDVWCEDVLDRLPDTPVPPVATEIVAVRDLDLVDDDRWPQALTLLSQPPLRDALTQPVRILLPDGTHEIVRPYTAWWLRGHPVLDGRRPAGLRAEGSDPLLHGLYDAADATGFDDEQVLRALGVRTSVAALLEEPGGAAELLDRLADPDREVSGAQLHALYGALADLEPEQVTLPDELRAVVDGEVVVVDAADAVVVDSPDLLPFTGGMPLLPVRPARAADLAELFQVRRLSESVTGEVTSEGSEHDVPESVRVLLGPSTPTSYVEHEELVVDGTELDWRRTRDGVLHAATLEGVAAGLAWAAGQWPRRFEVAALLEDPSRTEELARDRWFD, from the coding sequence GTGAGCAAGTTCGTGCGGCCGGCAGCCGAGGGCGCGGACCCGTTCGGCACGGCCCGCCTGCGCCGCGGCGTGCAGGACGCCTGGGCCACCAGCCCGGCCCGGTTCCGTGAGGACGCCAACGCCGAGGAGGACCTCGTCCTCGGCGGCTACCGGGACCGGCTCGTCGTCGAGCTCGCCCAGAACGCCGCCGACGCGGCAGCCCGCGCCGGCGTCCCCGGCCGTCTCCGCCTCACCCTCCGCGACGGAGTACTCCTCGCGGCCAACACCGGCGCCCCCCTCGACGCGGCCGGCGTCGAATCGCTCGCCACCCTCCGCGCCTCCGCGAAGCGGGACGCGCACGACACCGCCGTCGGCCGCTTCGGCGTCGGCTTCGCGGCCGTCCTCGCGGTGACCGACGAGCCCGCCGTGGTCGGCCGGCACGGCGGCGTGCGCTGGTCCCTCGCCGAGGCCCGCGAACTGGCGGCGGACACCGCCCGCCACAGCCCGGGCCTCGGGGACGAGATCCGTCGGCGCGACGGCCATGTGCCGCTGCTCCGGCTGCCGTTCGCGGCCGAGGGCACCGCCCCGGACCCGTACGACACCGTCGTGATCCTCCCGCTGCGCGACCCCGCCGCCGAGGGCCTCGCCGAGCGCCTCCTGCAGAACATCGACGACGCCCTCCTGCTCGCCCTCCCGGGCCTGGAGGAAGTGATCGTCGAGGTAGGGGAGGGCGGCGAGGACGTACGCACGCTGCGACGCCGCGACGACGAGCACGGCGTCACCATCGAGGACTCCCGCCACGGCACCACGCCCTACCGCACCGTCTCCCACCACGGCCCCCTCGACCCCGCGCTCCTCGCCGACCGCCCGGTCGAGGAGCGCCTGCGCCCGCACTGGTCGGTGACCTGGGCCGTACCGGTGGACGCGGACGGCACGCCCGCGCGGCCCCGCACCAGCCCCGTCGTGCACGCGCCCACGCCCAGCGACGAACCCCTCGGCGTGCCGGCCCTCCTCATCGCCTCCCTCCCGCTCGACACCACCCGGCGCCACGCCGCACCCGGCCCGCTCACCGAGTTCCTGGTGGAGCGCGCCGCGGACGCCTACGCCGAACTCCTCGCCGCCTGGCGCCCGGTGGACACCGGGATCATCGACCTCGTGCCCGGCCCGCTCGGCAAGGGCGAGCTGGACGGCACCCTGCGCCAGGCGATCCTGGACCGGCTGCCGCGTACCGCCTTCCTGCCGCCCGCCGTCCCTCGGGCCAAGGACCAGGACACCCCGGCGGACTGGCCCGAGGGCGAGAGCGACGGCGGAACCGGGGCCGCGGGCGGGATCGGTCTCGCGGAGATCGCGGAGAACCCGGACGCCCTCCGGCCGCGCGACGCCGAGGTCGTCGAGGGCGCCGGTGCCGACACCGTCCGCGTCCTCGCCGAGGTGATCCCCAGCCTGCTGCCCGCCGGACTGGAACGCCGGGTGGAGCTGCGGACGCTGGGTGTCGCCCGCGTCCCGCTCACCGAGGCCGTGGACCGGCTGGCCGGCCTCGAGAAGGACCCGGGCTGGTGGTGGCGGCTGTACGACAGCCTCGCCGGCGTCGACCCGGACCGGCTCTCCGGCCTGCCCGTACCGCTCGCCGACGGCCGTACGACCATCGGCCCCCGCCAGATCCTGCTGCCCGACCCCGACGGCGCCCAGCACGCCGCCCCCGACACCCTGGCCCGGCTCGGCCTCAAGGTCGCCCACCCGGACGCCGCCCACCCCCTCCTGGAGAAGCTGGGCGCCCTCCCGGCCACCGCCCGCGCCGTCCTCACCACCCCGCAGGTGCGTGCCGCCGTCGCCGCCTCCCTCGACGACGAGGGGGCGGCCTGGGACCAGGAGACCCCGGACACCGAGGAGCTGGCGGACCTCGTCCTCGCCCTCGTCCGTGACGCCGCCCTCGAACCCGGCGACGAACCCTGGCTCGGCGCCCTCGCCCTGCCCGACGAGGAGGGCGAACTGCTCCCCGCGGGCGAACTCGTGCTGCCCGGCAGCTCCTTCGCGCAGGTCATGCGCGAGGACGAACTCGCCTTCGTCGACGACGAGCTGGCCGACCGCTGGGGCGAACAGCCGCTCGCGGCCTGTGGCGTGCTCGCCGGCTTCACCCTCGTCCGCGCCACCGACGTCGTTCTCGACCCGGACGAACTGGAGCCCCGCGACTCGGACTTCGCCGAACCCGACGACGCGGGTCTGCTGGACGCCGTCGACGTGTGGTGCGAGGACGTCCTCGACCGGCTGCCCGACACGCCGGTGCCGCCGGTCGCGACGGAGATCGTCGCCGTACGGGACCTGGACCTGGTCGACGACGACCGCTGGCCGCAGGCACTCACCCTGCTCTCCCAGCCGCCCCTGCGGGACGCGCTCACCCAGCCGGTGCGGATCCTCCTCCCGGACGGCACGCACGAGATCGTCCGGCCGTACACGGCCTGGTGGCTGCGCGGCCACCCCGTCCTCGACGGCCGCCGCCCGGCCGGTCTGCGGGCGGAGGGCAGCGACCCCCTCCTGCACGGCCTGTACGACGCCGCCGACGCCACCGGTTTCGATGACGAGCAGGTTCTGCGGGCCCTGGGCGTACGCACCTCCGTGGCCGCCCTCCTGGAGGAGCCCGGCGGCGCCGCCGAACTCCTCGACCGGCTCGCCGACCCCGACCGCGAGGTCTCCGGAGCGCAACTCCACGCTCTCTACGGGGCCTTGGCCGACCTCGAACCCGAACAGGTGACGCTGCCGGACGAGTTGCGGGCCGTGGTGGACGGCGAGGTGGTCGTCGTGGACGCCGCCGACGCCGTGGTCGTCGACTCGCCCGACCTGCTGCCCTTCACCGGCGGCATGCCGCTGCTCCCCGTACGGCCCGCGCGCGCCGCCGATCTCGCCGAGCTGTTCCAGGTGCGGCGGCTGAGCGAGTCGGTGACCGGGGAGGTGACCTCGGAGGGCTCCGAGCACGACGTACCGGAGTCCGTGCGGGTCCTGCTGGGTCCCTCGACCCCCACCTCGTACGTCGAACACGAGGAACTCGTCGTCGACGGAACCGAATTGGACTGGCGCCGCACACGCGACGGGGTGCTGCACGCCGCCACCCTGGAGGGCGTGGCGGCCGGTCTCGCCTGGGCGGCCGGACAGTGGCCGCGCCGCTTCGAGGTCGCGGCCCTGCTGGAGGACCCGTCCCGCACGGAGGAACTGGCCCGGGACCGCTGGTTCGACTGA
- a CDS encoding DUF5707 domain-containing protein yields the protein MRIRATVAAVSGALALSAFVVPAAQAADAPGAAALAGSVRPNTAKSPTDVTQGDTKISNVVVNGGKAVVFGTTTKKTFTVTFTASDNSGINMALAILYHGANIDDSDNGAVPNENGGEKASCTAVSSTTSNCKETFTIQANEQLLNAHAGTWKVWAIAQGKDANYVQKDNAKSFYVQRASKLTVNAAPEPVKKGKTITVTGALTRADWQTGKYTGYVGQPVKLQFKKKGASAYTTVKTIKTTTGGALKTTVTASVDGTFRYAFAGTTTTPAVNAAGDFIDVT from the coding sequence ATGCGCATTCGCGCCACTGTGGCCGCCGTCTCCGGCGCCCTGGCCCTCTCCGCCTTCGTCGTCCCGGCCGCTCAGGCCGCAGACGCCCCGGGCGCCGCCGCGCTCGCCGGCAGCGTCCGGCCGAACACGGCGAAGTCGCCCACCGACGTCACCCAGGGTGACACCAAGATCTCGAACGTCGTCGTCAACGGCGGCAAGGCGGTCGTCTTCGGCACGACCACGAAGAAGACCTTCACGGTCACCTTCACGGCCTCCGACAACTCCGGCATCAACATGGCGCTCGCGATCCTGTACCACGGCGCGAACATCGACGACTCCGACAACGGTGCCGTGCCGAACGAGAACGGGGGCGAGAAGGCCTCCTGCACCGCGGTCAGCAGCACGACCTCGAACTGCAAGGAGACCTTCACGATCCAGGCCAATGAGCAGCTGCTCAACGCGCACGCGGGCACCTGGAAGGTCTGGGCGATCGCGCAGGGCAAGGACGCCAACTACGTCCAGAAGGACAACGCCAAGAGCTTCTACGTCCAGCGCGCCTCCAAGCTGACGGTGAACGCGGCCCCGGAGCCGGTGAAGAAGGGCAAGACCATCACGGTCACCGGCGCCCTGACCCGCGCCGACTGGCAGACCGGCAAGTACACGGGTTACGTGGGCCAGCCGGTGAAGCTGCAGTTCAAGAAGAAGGGCGCCAGCGCCTACACCACGGTCAAGACGATCAAGACGACCACGGGTGGCGCGCTGAAGACGACGGTCACGGCGTCCGTCGACGGCACCTTCCGTTACGCCTTCGCGGGCACCACGACCACCCCGGCGGTGAACGCGGCGGGCGACTTCATCGACGTGACGTGA